A single region of the Brachypodium distachyon strain Bd21 chromosome 3, Brachypodium_distachyon_v3.0, whole genome shotgun sequence genome encodes:
- the LOC104583783 gene encoding uncharacterized protein LOC104583783 isoform X2: MHGFTGRYKIYIEGSAWSISDKYILACDSMTLVIYYDFFSRVLMPTKHYWPVRDDSKCSSINCCSSLDGVVKDGSWLPSCEFSTEDFAILARARRNLLMRGV; encoded by the exons ATGCATGGATTTACAGGCAG ATACAAGATCTACATTGAAGGATCAGCATGGTCAATCAGTGATAAGTATATCCTAGCTTGTGATTCAATGACGCTGGTGATTTACTACGATTTCTTTTCAAGGGTGCTGATGCCCACTAAGCATTATTGGCCAGTTCGAGATGACAGCAAGTGCAGCTCCATAAA CTGCTGCTCCAGCCTTGACGGTGTTGTTAAAGATGGTTCCTGGCTTCCATCTTGCGAATTTAGTACCGAG GACTTTGCAATCCTAGCACGAGCCAGGAGGAATCTACTCATGCGTGGTGTATAG
- the LOC100830837 gene encoding E3 ubiquitin-protein ligase EL5 yields the protein MATQGSDQGAASAMDSSSGWAVAPAAAAVSAAGPSMSLSGILTLAGIFLVFAMFALALVFLQYRFNNGFPTAPGWPPRIGVAAAAAGNKDKGVDPELLRSLPVTLYRAPSAKDSTNGSGLECAVCLAELEDGQEARFLPRCGHGFHAACVDTWLAAHSTCPLCRVTVAKAEADVITSSRPRLAPVPPEPANYAAANVVLPASALLLGTYDQATRATVPSDGGASSSAPAVAALVIDIPEACVVPRDAAAKSPGLGRLRSLKGLWSFGRPAGSSIPSCSCGSGGGMADVERGVSIRTVGARAELPPEASSTCATPRPAV from the coding sequence ATGGCGACGCAAGGCTCCGACCaaggcgccgcctccgccatggACTCGTCGTCGGGCTGGGCGgtcgcgccggcggcggcagcggtgtcCGCGGCCGGGCCGAGCATGTCGCTCAGCGGCATACTCACCCTGGCGGGCATCTTCCTGGTGTTCGCCATGTTCGCCCTggcgctcgtcttcctccagTACCGCTTCAACAACGGCTTCCCGACGGCGCCGGGCTGGCCGCCGCGCatcggcgtggcggcggcggcggctgggaaCAAGGACAAGGGCGTCGACCCGGAGCTGCTACGGTCGCTGCCGGTCACGCTGTACCGCGCGCCCTCGGCCAAGGACTCCACGAACGGCAGCGGTCTGGAGTGCGCGGTGTGCCTGGCGGAGCTGGAGGACGGCCAGGAGGCGCGGTTCCTGCCCCGGTGCGGCCACGGCTTCCACGCCGCGTGCGTCGACACGTGGCTCGCCGCACACTCCACGTGCCCGCTCTGCCGCGTCACCGTGGCCAAAGCCGAAGCCGACGTAATTACGAGTTCTCGACCTCGTCTGGCTCCCgtgccgccggagccggcgaaCTACGCCGCCGCGAATGTCGTCCTGCCGGCGAGTGCGCTTCTTCTCGGGACTTACGACCAGGCCACTCGTGCCACCGTGCCTTCCGACGGAGGCGCGAGCTCCTCAGCCCCTGCGGTGGCAGCGCTGGTGATCGACATCCCAGAGGCATGTGTCGTCCCGCGCGACGCGGCGGCCAAGTCGCCGGGATTAGGGAGGCTGAGATCGCTGAAGGGGCTGTGGAGTTTCGGGAGGCCAGCTGGGTCGTCGATTCCGTCCTGCtcctgcggcagcggcggaggaatGGCAGACGTCGAGCGGGGTGTCAGCATCCGCACCGTCGGTGCTCGCGCGGAACTGCCGCCGGAGGCATCGTCGACCTGTGCAACCCCGAGACCTGCTGTGTAG
- the LOC100831144 gene encoding DNA repair protein XRCC3 homolog, translating into MRPPAPKPPLATSTYNQQEPRPEKPLLLLASSRAAKLSLGCPLLDRFLSGGLPAASVTEIAGESAAGKTQLCLQLALLAPLSPLSSSSLFLYSDLPFPLRRLRLLAPKSRPDLLDHVLVAAVHSPSDLLSLLSRAQHHLAHPSRSPNRLPIRLILLDSIASLFRSDFDASPADLKRRSGLFFKISAKLKELAYRHQCVVVVTNQVVDVVEGNTGNTVAWSSGRQVSPALGLAWANCVNTRLFLTREVDGNGGSVKRHMKVVFAPHLPERTCEFVIRRTGVFGVEPAQR; encoded by the coding sequence atgcggccgccggcgcccaagCCCCCACTCGCCACCTCCACCTACAACCAACAGGAACCTCGCCCCGAGAaacctcttctcctcctcgcttCCTCCCGCGCTGCCAAACTCTCCCTCGGCTGCCCCCTCCTCGACCGCTTCCTCTCCGGTGGCCTCCCCGCCGCGTCCGTCACTGAAATCGCTGGCGAATCCGCCGCCGGCAAGACCCAGCTTTGCCTCCAGCTCGCACTCCTCGCGCCCCTTTCCCCTctatcctcttcctccctcttcctaTACTCCGACCTCCCCTttcccctccgccgcctccgcctcctcgccccCAAATCGCGCCCCGACCTCCTAGACCACGTCCTTGTCGCCGCCGTTCACTCTCCCTCTGAtctcctctcccttctctcccgCGCCCAGCACCACCTCGCCCACCCTAGTCGATCCCCCAACCGCCTCCCTATCCGCCTCATCCTCCTTGACTCCATCGCCTCCCTCTTCCGCTCCGATTTCGACGCCTCACCCGCTGACCTCAAGCGCCGGTCCGGGTTGTTCTTCAAGATATCTGCAAAACTGAAAGAACTGGCCTACAGGCACCAGTGTGTGGTCGTGGTGACCAACCAGGTGGTCGACGTGGTGGAGGGGAACACCGGTAATACAGTGGCCTGGTCGTCGGGGCGGCAGGTCAGCCCTGCACTGGGACTTGCCTGGGCCAACTGCGTTAACACCCGTCTGTTCCTAACGCGGGAGGTAGATGGCAACGGTGGGAGCGTCAAGAGGCACATGAAGGTGGTGTTTGCACCACACCTGCCAGAGCGGACTTGCGAGTTTGTAATAAGGAGGACCGGTGTCTTTGGCGTCGAGCCAGCGCAAAGGTAG
- the LOC100830528 gene encoding probable serine/threonine-protein kinase At1g54610 — MGSLCSKEHVRDPPLPAPAPADFRQLHKAPSQSLKQLITLTAKEDSAVVAPVVHAVITRSESSVKPRPKPHPQPQPAPVAAEKKTPVVVIASLNKSCSTAGAALPTHHRRATVDAAAGRNPVHDAAQDAADDNSPYGDVPQGFSGEHVIAGWPTWLTSVAGEVVHGWLPRRADTFERLDKIGQGTYSNVYKARDLETGKIVALKRVRFVNMDPESVRFMAREIHILRRLDHPNVIRLEGIVTSRLSHSLYLVFEYMEHDLAGLASIPGLRFTEPQVKCFMSQILDGLHHCHSRGVLHRDIKGSNLLIDDNGVLKIADFGLATFFDPAKPKSLTSRVVTLWYRPPELLLGATEYGVAVDLWSTGCILAELLAGKPIMPGQTEIEQLHKIFKLCGSPSEEYWAKAKLPDVTLFKPQRPYRRRIAETFRDFPPTGLDLLDTLLAIEPSDRGTAASALDSEFFRTKPLACDPSSLPKHPPSKEYDAKLRGKEAMMRQNAAAIGGKGSISVKPGRNEAMPKAAPAQEAIGVDHQRRQQAAARVNTKSSSHHYTALEDSVAGFRMEPPAAPAPSTMQMQMQSAGQFGSTWYRKDEHHQRGGMKRTTSSLRVSNLPVAHHLTSQRSCAPSRGGTDLHPSSSAVRNTNSKYNRLDVAEPANALDRPGPGAGKKDMGIRDAPSAYQGQGFGGRNRRMNYSGPLVPPGGNMDDMLKEHERQIQQAVRKARVDKEKTNNNSSSRRNNY; from the exons ATGGGCAGCCTCTGCTCCAAGGAGCATGTCCGGGATCCtcccctgccggcgccggccccggCGGACTTCAGGCAGCTGCACAAGGCGCCCAGCCAGTCCCTCAAGCAGCTCATCACGCTCACCGCCAAGGAGGACTCCGCCGTCGTCGCGCCCGTCGTGCACGCCGTCATCACCCGCTCCGAGTCCAGCGTCAAGCCCCGGCCCAAGCCTCACCCCCAGCCACAGCCGGCCCCGGTCGCCGCAGAGAAGAAGACCCCGGTCGTCGTGATCGCGTCCCTCAACAAGTCCTGCAGCACGGCCGGGGCCGCCCTGCCCACGCACCACCGCCGCGCCACCGTCGACGCTGCCGCAGGCCGGAACCCGGTCCACGACGCCGCCCAAGACGCCGCGGACGACAACAGCCCATACGGTGACGTGCCGCAAGGGTTCTCGGGCGAGCACGTGATCGCCGGGTGGCCGACGTGGCTGACGTCCGTCGCCGGGGAAGTCGTCCACGGGTGGCTGCCCCGGCGCGCCGACACGTTCGAGCGGCTGGACAAGATCGGCCAGGGCACCTACAGCAACGTGTACAAGGCCCGGGACCTGGAGACCGGCAAGATCGTCGCCCTCAAGCGCGTCCGGTTCGTCAACATGGACCCGGAGAGCGTGCGGTTCATGGCCAGGGAGATCCACATCCTCCGCCGGCTCGACCACCCCAACGTCATCCGGCTCGAAGGGATCGTCACGTCGCGGCTCTCCCACAGCCTCTACCTCGTCTTCGAGTACATGGAGCACGACCTGGCCGGGCTCGCCTCCATCCCGGGCCTCCGGTTCACGGAGCCGCAGGTCAAGTGCTTCATGAGCCAGATCCTCGACGGGCTCCACCATTGCCACAGCCGGGGTGTGCTGCACAGGGACATCAAGGGCTCCAACCTGCTCATCGACGACAACGGCGTCCTCAAGATCGCTGATTTCGGGCTCGCCACCTTCTTCGACCCGGCCAAGCCCAAGTCGCTCACCAGCCGGGTCGTCACGCTCTGGTACCgcccgccggagctcctcctcggagCCACCGAGTACGGCGTCGCCGTTGACTTGTGGAGCACCGGATGCATCCTCGCCGAGCTGCTCGCTGGGAAGCCCATCATGCCCGGACAGACCGAG ATCGAGCAGCTCCACAAGATCTTCAAGCTCTGCGGGTCGCCGTCCGAGGAGTACTGGGCCAAGGCGAAGCTGCCGGACGTGACGCTCTTCAAGCCGCAACGGCCGTACCGACGCCGGATCGCCGAGACCTTCCGGGACTTCCCACCCACAGGGCTCGACCTCCTCGACACGCTCCTCGCCATCGAGCCTTCCGACCGGGGCACCGCAGCGTCGGCCCTCGACAGTGAA TTCTTCAGAACCAAGCCGTTGGCGTGTGACCCGTCCAGCTTGCCCAAGCACCCGCCCAGCAAGGAGTACGACGCCAAGCTCCGCGGCAAAGAGGCCATGATGAG GCAAAACGCGGCGGCCATCGGAGGCAAGGGCTCCATTTCGGTGAAGCCCGGGAGGAACGAGGCCATGCCCAAGGCAGCGCCAGCGCAAGAAGCCATTGGAGTAGACCACCAG aggaggcagcaggcggcggcgcgcgtcaACACGAAGAGCAGCAGCCACCACTACACCGCGCTGGAGGACAGCGTGGCCGGGTTCCGCATGGAGCCGCccgctgcgccggcgccgtcgacgaTGCAGATGCAGATGCAGAGCGCGGGGCAGTTCGGGTCGACGTGGTACCGGAAGGACGAGCACCACCAGCGCGGCGGCATGAAGCGCACCACCAGCTCCCTCAGGGTGTCCAACCTGCCGGTGGCGCACCACCTCACCTCGCAGAGGTCCTGCGCGCCGTCCCGGGGCGGCACCGACCTGCACCCGAGCTCGTCGGCCGTCAGGAACACCAACTCCAAGTACAACCGCCTCGACGTCGCCGAGCCCGCCAACGCGCTCGACCGGCCCGGCCCTGGCGCCGGCAAGAAGGACATGGGCATCAGGGACGCTCCTTCAGCT TATCAGGGCCAGGGGTTCGGGGGTCGGAACAGGAGGATGAACTACTCCGGGCCGCTGGTGCCGCCGGGAGGGAACATGGACGACATGCTCAAGGAGCACGAGCGGCAGATCCAGCAGGCGGTGCGCAAAGCACGGGTGGACAAGGAAAAgaccaacaacaacagcagcagcaggaggaacaATTACTGA
- the LOC104583784 gene encoding E3 ubiquitin-protein ligase EL5, giving the protein MAMQGAAADSLSSWAVAPAAAAAAAPSMSLNDVLIMARIFLVFAVFALALVFLLYRFYNCFPTALGWPPRIGGAGAVAAVGNKNKGVDLELLRSLPVTVYRARGAPAKGFAEDVVGAEECAVCLAELEDGDEARFLPRCGHGFHAACVDTWLASHSTCPLCRVAVAAKAEPDVSLQAALASTSPRLPPVAPEPANYRNVVLPLPASALLLGAYDHATRGAVPSDGGASSSTPAAAALAIDIREACGVPRDAAAKSPGLGRPRSLKKLWSFGRPAGSSIPSCSCGGGGGTADVEWAVSICTVGTRAELPP; this is encoded by the coding sequence ATGGCGATGCaaggcgccgccgctgacTCGTTATCGAGCTGGGCGGTcgcgccggcagcggcggcggcggccgcgccgaGCATGTCGCTCAACGACGTGCTCATCATGGCGCGCATCTTCCTGGTGTTCGCGGTGTTCGCTCTggcgctcgtcttcctcctgtACCGCTTCTACAACTGCTTCCCGACGGCGCTGGGCTGGCCGCCGCgcatcggcggcgccggggccgtggcggcggtcGGGAACAAGAACAAGGGCGTCGACCTGGAGCTGCTGCGGTCGCTGCCGGTCACGGTGTAccgcgcgcgcggggcccCGGCGAAGGGCTTCGCGGAGGACGTCGTCGGGGCAGAGGAGTGCGCAGTGTGCCTGGCGGAGCTGGAGGACGGGGATGAGGCGAGGTTCCTGCCCCGGTGCGGCCACGGCTTCCACGCCGCGTGCGTCGACACGTGGCTCGCCTCCCACTCCACCTGCCCGCTCTGCCGcgtcgccgtggccgccaAAGCCGAGCCCGACGTGTCGCTGCAGGCCGCGCTTGCGTCCACGAGTCCTCGTCTCCCTCCCgtggcgccggagccggccaACTACAGGAATGTAGTCCTACCGCTGCCGGCGAGTGCGCTTCTTCTCGGGGCTTATGACCATGCCACGCGTGGCGCCGTGCCTTCCGATGGAGGCGCGAGCTCCTCTAcccctgccgcggcagcgctGGCGATCGACATCCGAGAGGCGTGTGGCGTCCCGCGCGACGCGGCGGCCAAGTCGCCGGGATTAGGGAGGCCGAGATCGCTGAAGAAGTTGTGGAGCTTCGGGAGGCCTGCAGGATCGTCGATTCCGTCCTgctcctgcggcggcggtggaggaacGGCAGACGTCGAGTGGGCTGTCAGCATCTGTACCGTCGGTACTCGCGCGGAACTGCCGCCGTAA
- the LOC104583783 gene encoding uncharacterized protein LOC104583783 isoform X1: MHGFTGRYKIYIEGSAWSISDKYILACDSMTLVIYYDFFSRVLMPTKHYWPVRDDSKCSSINCCSSLDGVVKDGSWLPSCEFSTEPLQEDIANVQGHLWTLQS, translated from the exons ATGCATGGATTTACAGGCAG ATACAAGATCTACATTGAAGGATCAGCATGGTCAATCAGTGATAAGTATATCCTAGCTTGTGATTCAATGACGCTGGTGATTTACTACGATTTCTTTTCAAGGGTGCTGATGCCCACTAAGCATTATTGGCCAGTTCGAGATGACAGCAAGTGCAGCTCCATAAA CTGCTGCTCCAGCCTTGACGGTGTTGTTAAAGATGGTTCCTGGCTTCCATCTTGCGAATTTAGTACCGAG CCATTGCAAGAAGACATTGCAAATGTCCAGGGCCACCTATG GACTTTGCAATCCTAG